The window cttttatatttaaaagttATGTTTTGCACTCAACACTATCCACTCTGCTGATTGTATGTGCCATTCATTCTTTGCAGACACATTTCCtttaattgtttcattttgcatACACTGCCTGGAGCTGTAAATCATCAGTGAGAGGGAGTACTGAGATCATTTGTGATTTCCTGTTAGAGGGCGGATGTGTAACCTTGCTGTGTAACCACTAACCTGTTTGGCTTCAGGCAAGGTATTTTAGAGGTTAAATGTCTGCTGAGAAAGCAGGTTAAACAATTTCTTTAGAGGtgttattacatttctttgcgTGGCAGgatttattatgttattatgtaCATTGAAAGGGGGAAAATCACAGAAATGCACGGGCTCACATCTGCCCGACAGATGCATTAACATAACAAACATTAGCTCAGATGAAGCTGTCATAAATATTGCTTCTCTTACTATGTGCTTGCAGTTGGACTTGGGAAACTACATTCATTGTAATAATCCCCTACTGTGCTTTGCTTTTTGCTGACTCGCCTGTAGTTTGTGTGATGGGTTTGGCACTGTTTACTGTATTTACCAAATCagggatttattttgttgaaactGTAACAGAAATTAATCTCACTGGTTATTCCGCCCCGAACATGATTGATTCCCCCAATTAATgtagtttttgatcattttgtcTCTTCTTCTGCAGAGTTTTCCAAAGACCACAGACTTACAGTGTCTCTTAACAGATAAATGAAACATATTCTCAGACATATTCCATTGTAATCTGAGTGTAAGTTAAGACCTAAGTCAGAGTCACATTTATCTTTTATCAGTCTCTctgcaagtttaaaaaaaacaccactgacttcctttttggatgataaaatcctggatttttttcccattgTGTTGCCGGTGTTCCAGGATAGAggtaataatttattttatgcaaGTGCAGACAGACATGTGTATCAGTTGTTTTCTTTGCATCACCTACAAAGCTCTTAACATTGTACAAGAGGTGACATAaggtatatacagtacatttgtttttgatagCACTAATTGGATTGTGTGTCAGGGCCCTGTGAGACTGATTAAGCTGTGAACACTGAGTCGAATGCATCTTAACTTTAAAGGAAGTGTTCACCTTCAATAACAGCAGGTATAAATCCAGGGCAAACATCAGGGTTTCGATTGACCTCACTGGAGGAGTTTTGTTCTCCACCTGTTTATCTAGGGTGCAATCTGCCTGGCCTGCAGAGGAGAACCTCTCCAGCTCCAGGATAATGTTTACATGTTCTATAATTCGACCATGTCAGCTTGAGGTCTGAGATGTACATGTGTGAAGGGGCAATAAAACGTTTTTCTTGACTACGGAGTCTGTGCATTCAGTACTATGAGAAGTGACATTGCAGAGCAACAAcatctgctgcttcctgtcatTAGAGGTTAGAAAAACTCTGAAGGGCTGTGCCAACAGTCTGAGCTGTCTTCCCTGAGACTGCTGTAGGGCTTCCTGAGGGAAGTGCATAGTTTTCTGCCAGATGCTGTAAAGAGATACTTGGGGATGCTAAAGTAGGCAGACACTAGCAACAGAGCCTCCATGTTGGCTACAGTGATCAGGGTGCTGTCCTTTGCTGCTGTGAGCCTGTCATATTACAGAGGGAGCAGCCTCACAGTTATGTGTGTAGTTTGTGACATTCACACATCCATAGAAAGTAGTTAAGTATCAGTGATGTGAAAAACCAATGTCTCAGAAGAACTTAGACATTAACCATTGATGGTGCCCCCCTTACAGTGTTATTCACTCATAcctcttaaatgttttaactaTGACAAAATACTCTATTAATCCTTAGGGGGAAATCTGATTAAGCTAAGAGCAGTTAAAACCTGACCGGTTGTGATTTTCCTTGTTTCAAATGTCAGACAGATTGCGCTAAGCCATCCAGAATTTCCTCCATCACAAAACAAGCTCCAAAACAGTTAACTTCCAAGGCAAACATGCATAAGATATATTTTAGGGTTGGCATTGCACAACTTCAGTGTCACTGCTTCCAACTGGCTTCATCTCTGATTAAACTCCCAGCTCACACAAACTTGATCTTTGGCAACTACTTACTGGATATCAAACATGTTGGAAAAGCAGTCTGGCTGctgatctgttttatatcacAAACTTCAAAGGGAATGAAATAGAGTAATGGGATCTAGCAGGCATAAAGTTGCCGCCTGCTATAAACACCTTTCCAGAACCCCTTTTAAAATAGTCAAGCTACCTGCACCCAGACAAAGGAGGAGACAGCTGTCCTTGCTGCAGATTATCAGCAGCCTAACACAAGTGGGGGTTTTGTTATGTCACTGGTAATTATGTGCCTCCTGAATCTGATGAATAATCTGTGCACAGGCTGGAAAACACTTTGTGTGGTAACTGGCGAGCTTCACTCATGAGCAAGTGTCCACACAGATTCAAACAGAGTGTAGAGAGGTTTTCATTCCAGTGCTCCAAGTCCCTCCTCTCCTTATCTTTCAGGAGTTATATGgttatatacattttgtggCAGCTGTGtttaatgttgactttttttgttttttatgggAATGCTCATACCATTGGGTTTCTGTGCACAGTAAGATTGCAGGCTGCAGTTGTATGTGCAAGATCatttaataacacacatttttttgttgagatatttaaatgaaagctCCCAAAGTCATGGTTTCTTCCACACATTCATCCCTTTCTCTGCcttattttcttttccctctcattgttttacttatttcaaACTATTCGTTAATAATACTCCACCTGATAAATCATTATCACAGTAATTGTGTAAGTAATTTTACTGTGACATATCAACTATATTAACAAACCTAATACAATAGGTTGTGAATGTATCAAAACGAGGACTGCAGATCTAATACAAGCTGCTATCTCTCCTCTCTACATGACCGATGAGCTAGACAGTTGCTATTCCCAGAGCCAATTACCATGCAGTTTCTTTTTCAGGAAATAATCCACACAGTACAGTTATAAAAGGTTAATTTATGTGAATGTACAAAACCCTAAATGGTTTGAAATTGGAGCTATATTAAGATCATCATAGTCCACCTTTTTAGAAGAATAGCACAAAGCGCAGGCTAGTGGAACTGCTGTCTTAAGTATTTTCTCTGATTTAGTGTGCTTAGCTAGTATTTCACCAGcatgcacttttatttttgctgacaGATTCAATACTGGTTTGTCCCTTGCTGTTCTCTGCATTGTCAGAGTGTTAATGTGTAcaactgtacagtatatacagtctatggggcACACGCATGCTTAACCTTGGATGTTATGAGGTTGTTTTCTcacttattgaatttgtttgCAGTGTCTTCATGtcagcaaaaaaacaataattattttatcagaaaaatgtttacaatgcaGATGTCTCTTATTGGTTCTGTGTTGTGTCTAAACCAgatgtttgtaaatgtgttttcatactACAGTGTCACCCTGCTGTGCTTTTCTAAACTGGGTTACCTACTGGTGATGTCAACACTGTTTCTGTCACCTTCAGTCTTATCTGTGGCTTCTTCTTTGTTCCACATTAATCTATTTTTGGTTCTCATATTACACATCTTTAGTGTTCATGAcattcttctcctcctctccccaccTTCTCCCCTGCACCTTTCTCATTCCTCTTATTTGTcacactcctcctctcctttgttCCTCTAAcagtctcctcctctcccccctctcctttaGGAGCtgttgttcagtgtgtgtgcccTGAACGTCATCTCCACCATTGTGTGTGCTCTAGCCACTGCCATGTGCTGTATGCAGATGGTCTCCACTGATTTGCTGCAGATGGTGAGTGTTATGGAAGTGCGGACAACAACAATAGTTACCTTTATTTCATTTCTGATGACCACACTGCTGCTATCGGTTTTAAGATAGCGGACAGTTATGTTGGTCGGTTTAATTGTACTGCTTGGCGAGTGAATGTACACACACGCAGTGAAAGTCGATTTCCAAAGGACCTCTCTCAGTTTCTGCCTGTTTTCCAATAATATGTTGGATTTGAAGAAGCAGCTTCAGCTTATCATCCCATCGGGTTTCTCCTCAAAAGTACACTGTCCTCAGTGTGACCGTCTTTTTTGATTTTATGTGGAACAATTCAATTATGACCAAAAGCTAAATGCCTTAACATGAGGGAAATAAACATAGCCAATCTCCCTTTGTGTTTCTCACAACAATAGTTATTTTAATGCCTCTAAACCCATCAGCAACTGGAAAGGAAGCGCAACACTGCTAACTCGATAGCACATATGAAAAAGCTTTGCAGAAATCCGTGGTGCAAGAGCcttatacacattttatgatCTCTGCTGTAAATTAAGTGTACGCCAAAATGAGTCTGGATATTACAAGTGGTGCTTGACAAAAGGTTAATGTAGAAGGAAATAAGCAGTGATCTCAGCTCTGTAATAGctaggaaaataaatgaagtttaaGTCAGAATACAAAGTACATCACATTAGTTTCATCTCCATGCTTGTCTCTAATTAATTCAACAAAGACCCGTATTAAGTTTGCAAAAACAGTCAGTTATTGCAGTGATAAGAGGGATAActacacaatacatttttggtCTCACGGACAGGACCATAGATataagattatttattttataactgACTTTGTAAGAAGagttgtgataaaaaaaattaacaaatctgaagcttttttaaatgactagcAATCAAAAATGGTAATGAGACATCTTTCTCACGCTGAAGGACTTAATTCCCAATTGGTATCTGCATCAGCGGCATAATTTGAGATGGTAAAAGAGGTGTCACATTGTTCCCAGAGAAACCAGTCTAGACATGTGGAGATCTCTAAGGTATTTTGGTAGGAATtgataataattaattaatgaatgaattatgggcatttttaaaaagtttatgCTCATCTTTAGCTACATGTCGTGAATGTCAAAAAATGACtgtatttgaaagaaaacaccaaAACAGACATATACCCCACATGAAGATCTTCTAAAAAATGAAGTTGCTATATATAGTGACATCTTACTATCAATTCACAGAGAGAAAAGTCAAGGCAAGTTCATTTGAGCAGCAGCTTTTAATATCAGGACaaatttacattatttacataaGACATTGGGAAATAAGggaaaatatgtaaaagaaaCGCAAGGCAATGTAAAGAGAGACACATAAAAAGGATCTTAAAAGTGTTCAACAAAAAAGAGCAGAAGattgaaataaactgaaatagtaaaaaactaaaaggcAAAGGACAAATGATTGTCTTATCTCCAACAATCTCACAGAGTTTCAAAGAGAGGCCTTATGTTCCCAGTAAACACAAGAGGTGTTAACCTTATATTTAGCTCAGTAAATTTAACCGAGTCAATAGCAGCAGTGGCAGCCTGGAGATTAGCAACGCTGGCTGGCTGTGAGTGGAAGAAACGTGAGTGAGGAAAGTAAATGAGCAGCACTTCCAGGGTTGCTGTTGAGGTGTCTCTGAGCAAGCACTTGACCAGCAGAAACTGCAGTGAAGCTTGTCCAGTGACCAACATGTACAGAGAACACTAGAGAtgtgctgtaaaaaaaatgcatttgctcAGTCATGCCTCCCTGGAAAAGTTCTGGTCTAAACTAATGAATCCACATCTAAGATCTCAGTGCCATGTGTAATGAATTTCTGAAAATTGTCCTTTTTATGCTGTCTTCCAGTTTATGCCGCACAGAGCGCGGGCCCTTAATGCTGACTGTATGACTCCCCATGGAACCATCCTCCACCAAACACTGGACTTTGATGAGTTTATTCCTCCCATTCCTCCACCACCATACTACCCTCCAGAGTACACCTGCACCCCCTCCATGGATGGACAGAGGTGAGAGGCAGAATAACAATATCAGCATCACATCTTCTCCCAGTGCTAACACTAAGTGCTCAGTGCTCCCCAAACTCTGGAGTCAATGTATCTTCTGGGATTTGTGGATAATTTCGGGGTACACcagtaacattttaatttgctaAAGTATGCTTCCTGTATTGTCCACCATGGTTTAAATAAATGACTTCCTATAAAACAGTGCCGGCAATCCAGAAAGTCAGTATATTTGTTACAAAAAAACCACTACAGGTTAATTGCTGTAAGTATATGTTACTGATTTCAGTGggattaaatgtgtaaatatacaAGGCAAaataaggtttcaaggttttattggtcatatgaaTCTAGAGTTTTATGAAAAAGATTTTCGGATCTTCATTTAAATTTGCATTGCTATTGATAAATATTTCAGTTCTGCAATATGTATTGGAACTATAATTCTGCTGGTGTTTTTATCCGTAGTTCAGCATACTATACCACAGTGCCCCCTTCTTGAGTTGCATGCATATCACCAATAGGAATGAGTGGTTATTGATGGTGGTCAGTCTTAGATGTATTAATGCTTACAATCTTGGAGCTTaccattttcaaacaaatgcactacaaatatatttaatattgttttgaGTCATAGGTTTGATAGGTCATTAGAAACTTGAGAGACCTTTTGTAACAAGACGTTACGTTTACTATAAAGATAAGATGATATCATCTTGCTGGTTTAGAATACTAACTGTAAGCTATTGGTCAATGTCTACTTAATGTAGACCATTGATTCTGGAGAATATACAGATGATCCTGGGCAACATCTGCATCCAAAAACTGGTCCAAAGTTTCCAAACCCATCATATTAAGCAGCTGTGGCATGTGTCTGTATCTGAATGTGACCATCACTTGTGGTGTTAACATCCATGGTCAGCTCAGAGCATTTCCCTACACTAAGCAGCTGAGACATCCCTGAATCTCAGCTGTTGTGAAAGATTGGTCATCCCCCTCCCTCATTACCTTCATTTTATCAGAGTTGCCAGATAGAGGGCTGCTGCTATAGCCATTTGGCAAGAAGCCACATCTGCTTGTCAATTATGCCATAAATATAAACAAGGCAGAAGAAGCATTTATGGTGTCCCTGCCCAGGGCCAGGGATGTGTCATGACATCATCATACCTCGGATGATTGGTGGAAACTCGCAGGTTTTATTTCATGCTCTGCCACTTCAGAGCAGAATGGGGTTGTAATTAAAAGATATGATTGCACACATGGCTGCCTATTCTTAATTGGCACCACTGGAGACAGTGGTGGTGCACATTAAATAGTACTATACCCATATTGAGTATATTAGCTAGATTGGAGTGTTGGCAACAAGAGGATACATCCTATCTTTcttattaattgtatttgtcagttttctgtgttttgactCTGGTAGGATGGAGTCAGATACATACACACTCTTTTCATTACGTTATtggatatatttttgtattttaagagaCTTTTTGTTTGATTGAAACTCTGATGTTTTGTTCTTCACAGAGGCCTGCATTTGGACTTTCCCCATTCTCCCTTCAGTGCTATTTATGGGGTGCCCATCAACAGCCCAGGGACTCTGTACCCAACAGACCTGCCTCCTCCATATGAGTCTGTGGTGGGGCAGACCCCTGCCAGCCAGGTGAGAACTTTAACAACACTGTGTTAAATTTGTTCTGTAAGGATAATGAGGccatcatatttatttgtttccaaACAGAGCTAGCCATTTCATAGCTCAGCTTACTACACAGTAATGAGTAGAGCTAACTGCTAGCatgagcatgctaacatgctgatgtttagcgGGTTTAGAGTTTACCATTATGTTTCATtgtgttagcattttagctTTGGTTAATTAGCAGTAAAATCATTCCATGTTCAACTTGCATCCGCATTTTGAACAGTCTAGTCATTATCGCACAAAATCAGCCAATTtattctgaatatttattttctgtttcagatTTACTGAGGCGGTCTCTTTTGTCAGTTGCGTTTCACTGATCATAGCCTTTTACAGGCTGTTGCTGCTGAGCATGTCATTGTTCACAAGTAAAAAAGCAAAATCTTCTATTATATTTCAACATCATTTTACTCTGCAGGCTTTCAATCCCTTATACAAGTTAAATTCATGGATTGCTTagtttaaaatgtcctttacaTAAAAAGGTTTATCGCCTGCGATAGATTAGAAGTGTTTGCTCTTAATAACTATCGTGACTTGACAGTGTTTGATAGGCAGAAACAATTCAGCTGATGATATGTAGCTCAAGACCCCCAATGAAGTTGCATTAAGGTATATTGCATCTTACATTTTACCTTTAAAAGCACTTTAGCAAATCCAATTAAAGCTCCTTATTTAACTCTGCATTAGACATTACTTTCCTACAAAGTCATTTTCTGTTAGTCTGTTGTGGACCTATAGAGCCCTCTACAGACCAACTGTGGTTCTGAAGGTTAGGCTCAACACAGCTGATGTTTATTACTGTTCATACAAGATATCCAGCATTTTCATTATCTATTCAAATTCATTCTAATGCAAACTTTGCTGTGATGTTGTCCATGTCTATTAATAACTTCCTCTTCCCAGGTCACCACTAGCATTGAGCAGCAGGCCACTGGATCCAGTCTGTGTGAGAGAAACACCACTGCAGGATTCAGCACTCAGGGTAAAGGCGGATTAACATTGTAGAGGATTTTCAAATGGCTCTGTTTATTTGGTAGCTATGCTGATAATAACTTTCCCCTCATTCTCAGCCTCGGTGGACAGTGCATCACTAATGGTGTCCGAGGTGGCAGATCAGGACCAGACTTGCTCCTCAGAGGACTTGTGCTCCCTGGAGGTCCAGGGCTCTGACTCATCTCCCTATGGCATACTCCATACTGCCCCCATGGAGGGAAGTTGCACCAGCCTGGAACTTTGTACACGTGACCGTCGTGGCCTGTCTAACACTGACGCTCGGCCCAGTGATACAGGATATAGTGAGTCATCACATACCCATTCTCTTGAGCGCTCCCCAGACTGGTCCTCAGAAAACTATAGCAATCTAGATCAGGAGGACAACACACATCCATGTGAGGAACTCCGGTCTGCAATGCACATATGCGATGAGCTTGCATCAGCCAAACATTTACCAGAGGAGCCACCGAAAGCGTCAACACACTCCCTTATTAAGGCACGAATGATGAGCCGGAAGCTCACACTCCCCGTCACTCTCCCACAGCCACCGCAGCCTTGCTCCCCCACTTCTGTGGCCTCCTCTGGTGGAACTTCAGCCATCAGTCCTATGGCTCCTTCTctttccccctcccctcctaGCAGGCCACGAAGCCACCgcctgtgtttcagtgtttggtCATCCTCCACATCCCAGCCTCCCTCTACCTCAGCCCAAAGTGGTTCCTCGCCCTCAGACAGGCCTCGGGGGCTCCGAGCAGCCAGGCGGTACCGAAAACTGGCACGCATAGTCCGCTCCACCAGTGACCCCATCTCCTGCTCCTctacaacaggaagtgagtatGGCAATAATTGTACAATTATACTGCTGCCTAAATACTCCATGTAAATATTATAAGAGTGACCGACCTTTAAGACTTTAAGTGATTAGACATCTAATCCatcatgtattattcatttttcaatatAACATTATTAGGTTCCAAATTCTCCAATGTGAGTATTTGCTGCCTTTTGCATAATTTTAGACTAACTATCACAGggttttgacattttatagaatacacattttattgattaaGCAGGAAAAAATATTggcatatttattcattattgaAATAATCATTAGTGGCAGCCCCACGATATGGCAGCCTCTCAATGCCAAAAAGCAAAAGGTCTCCACCAACAGCAGGCTGCTTTGATGTGTCAACACTAAGTGTTTTGTCTCCCTCTACAGGTTGCACCTCTGCAAATAACCCTGAAGCTGAAGATTTAACTCACACACCACCAGAGCAAGGTACCATCATAGAAACTGTGGCTTTGTGTGATGGTGGGAAACCTCCTATTAAACAGCATTCACATCCTATTTTGTAACATATTTGGCAATATCTGTGAGGATCTAATTGAACAAGCTTTATTAAAACACGTGTCAGTTGTCATCACTGTCCAGTGGAAACCAACTTTGGGgatctttagttttttttcaatatgcTGA of the Eleginops maclovinus isolate JMC-PN-2008 ecotype Puerto Natales chromosome 4, JC_Emac_rtc_rv5, whole genome shotgun sequence genome contains:
- the fam189a1 gene encoding protein ENTREP2 encodes the protein MPLSALHRGGSSSMGGQGSLSPASLSRSLSRLREYRTRTRIMLALGVSQMVLGSLILAVSFAALALTTSPRVRHSCPFWAGFSVLLSGLIGVVSWKRPLSLVITFFMLLSAVCVMLNLAGSILSCQNAQLVNSLEDCQLLKFDSDGVCVCCELQQQSLSCNNLGETLKLNPLRDCNTIRLRLKELLFSVCALNVISTIVCALATAMCCMQMVSTDLLQMFMPHRARALNADCMTPHGTILHQTLDFDEFIPPIPPPPYYPPEYTCTPSMDGQRGLHLDFPHSPFSAIYGVPINSPGTLYPTDLPPPYESVVGQTPASQVTTSIEQQATGSSLCERNTTAGFSTQASVDSASLMVSEVADQDQTCSSEDLCSLEVQGSDSSPYGILHTAPMEGSCTSLELCTRDRRGLSNTDARPSDTGYSESSHTHSLERSPDWSSENYSNLDQEDNTHPCEELRSAMHICDELASAKHLPEEPPKASTHSLIKARMMSRKLTLPVTLPQPPQPCSPTSVASSGGTSAISPMAPSLSPSPPSRPRSHRLCFSVWSSSTSQPPSTSAQSGSSPSDRPRGLRAARRYRKLARIVRSTSDPISCSSTTGSCTSANNPEAEDLTHTPPEQEPTDVTTGVVGVKPSHLSVRKQQKDGKKVDVPLKPRALHTHSSHERPHSLADFKMYKDTKVLVAKFLEHSSCSLPPEVQQVVNNIKCVIKSDEKHMEEAIYSANVIDQVMTQRIIGSPRKRGHEDLHLQSCGALSSSPSMRRPKHLPQTTSASTNPLDSSEQSLECKETIL